GGGAAACTATGGAAGCTTTGAAAAAAGAAGGTGCTAGTGCAATTTTAGTTTTACCTATTGAAAAAATGCTCTCTTAAGGAAAAAATTATGCAGATATTAGATTTTAAACAATTAAACCAAAACGAACAAGAACAAGCATTAAAACGCCCAGCTATAAGCGCTAATGCACAGGTTAAAACCATAGTAGAACAAATCATTGAAGATGTTAAAACAAAGGGTGATGAGGCCTTAAAGCAAATGGCTTTAAAATTTGATAAAGTAAAATTAGATTCTATCCAATTAAGCCAAGATAAGCTTAGCAATTTAGCAGAGCAAATTGATGATGAGTTAAAACAAGCTATCAAAATAGCTTATGAAAATATCTATAAATTCCACAAAGCCCAAGAGAGTAAAACTATAGAAGTGCAAACCTTTGAAGGGGTAAGTTGTAAGGTGCTAACAAGGGCTATTGAAAAAGTAGGACTTTATATACCAGGAGGTTTAGCCCCGCTTTTTTCAACTGCACTTATGCTAGCTATACCAGCAAAAATTGCCAAATGCAAATTCATAGCTTTAGCCTCCCCAGCACCACTGCACCCTGCCATTGCTTATGTAGCAAAACTTTGTGAAGTTAATGCAGTGTATGAAATAGGCGGAGCAGGTGCTATAGCAGCGCTTGCTTATGGAACACAAAGCGTGCAAAAAGTAGATAAAATTTTTGGTCCAGGAAATGCCTTTGTAACTGAAGCTAAAAAACAAGTTAATAATCATGGAGTGGCTATTGATATGCAAGCAGGGCCTTCTGAAGTGCTAGTTTTAGCAGATGAGTATGCTAATGCTAAATTTATAGCTTCTGATTTGCTTTCTCAAGCTGAGCATGGAGCAGATTCTCAAGCGATTTTAGTTTGCACAAGTGAAAAATTAGCCAAAGAAGTAGATAGTGAAGTTGCTTTACAGCTTGAAAAACTCTCGCGTAAAGAAAT
The genomic region above belongs to Campylobacter peloridis LMG 23910 and contains:
- a CDS encoding histidinal dehydrogenase / histidinol dehydrogenase; this translates as MQILDFKQLNQNEQEQALKRPAISANAQVKTIVEQIIEDVKTKGDEALKQMALKFDKVKLDSIQLSQDKLSNLAEQIDDELKQAIKIAYENIYKFHKAQESKTIEVQTFEGVSCKVLTRAIEKVGLYIPGGLAPLFSTALMLAIPAKIAKCKFIALASPAPLHPAIAYVAKLCEVNAVYEIGGAGAIAALAYGTQSVQKVDKIFGPGNAFVTEAKKQVNNHGVAIDMQAGPSEVLVLADEYANAKFIASDLLSQAEHGADSQAILVCTSEKLAKEVDSEVALQLEKLSRKEIASKSLAHSKIILAKDINHAISISNDYAPEHLIIHTQNPSSLLDDIMHAGSIFLGEYSPESMGDYASGTNHVLPTYGFTKSYSSLGLADFMKRMSVQELSKEGFKKLGPVVEILAAAEGLDGHKNAVSLRLESLK